The genomic segment CAGTTGGCCTCAGCAAGGCGAATACGCCAATACCACACACTTTCTGACCGACGAAGACGCCGCTCGCAAGATTGTTGTGGAAGTGAGAAGCTGCGTGGTTGATGAAATCGCGCTATTCACCGATGGGCTGCAAAACCTGGTGCTGGATTACCGAACGCGGTCGGCCCATTCGCCGTTTTTCACTCCGTTGTTTGGTCAGTTAAGAACGCAACCAAATGAATTTTCGCAGGAGTTTTCGGATTCGCTGGCCGTATATTTGAACTCGGAAAAGTTCAATGCCCGCACCGATGATGACAAAACATTGCTGGTGGCAACACGCCGAACGAAGCCATAAACATTTTTAGACGGGATTTACAGGATTCGACAAGATGAAAAAGAGCGTAAAGCGCGGCGCAGTCAATCCTGTGAATCTTGTAAATCCTGTCAATTTCCAAACTCGACAATGAGCAGGATTTTCTACAACTCTCAGTCCCAGCCAATTCAGTTAAGCCACAAGCTTGGAACCGGTGGCGAAGGCGCTGTTTATGAGGTATTCGGTCAAAGCGAGTTTGTCGCCAAGATTTACCACGAAGCTCCCGAAGCGGAAAAAGCCGAAAAGTTGATCGCGCTTTCCAAACTCAGCAATGAGCGATTGCAGAAAATCGCCGCCTGGCCGTTGGACGTATTGCGTGTCGAAGCGGATGGGCCATTGGCCGGATTCGTGATGAAACGGATTGAGCAGGCTTCGGAAGTGCACGCATTGCACAGCCCCAAAAGCCGGTTGCAGAAATTTCCCGAAGCATCATGGGCGTTTTTGATTTATGTCGCTGGCAACATTGCGCGCGCGGTTGCCACAATGCATGAACACGGGTTCATCGTGGGAGACCTGAACCCGAAAAACATTCTGGTCACGCACCAGGCGACGGTGACGCTGTTGGATTGCGACAGTTTTCAGGTAACGGTGGATGGCAAGACCTTCTGCTGCGAAGGTGGCTTTCCGGAATATCTGCCGCCGGAATTGCAAGGCAAAAGCCTGCGGGAGATCGAACGGAAACCGGAGCACGATTGCTTTGGATTGGCAGTCGTCATTTTCCAGTTGCTGTTTATGGGACGGCATCCGTTTTCCGGCAGGTTTTTGGGCGAAGGCGAGCAAACGCTGGAAGAAGCAATTCGCAAATCGCGATTTGCCTTTGGCTCGGACGCCGAAGCCCGGCAAATGCAGCAACCGCCGGGAACGCTGCCGCTGGAAGCGATTCCGGCTACGCTGAACAATTTGTTTCGCAGAGCGTTTTTGTCGCACGACCGACCTCAGCCGCATGAATGGATCGAGTCATTGGAAACGCTGACCAAATCGCTCAAAGCCTGCGATTTGCACACCGGCCATTTTTTCTTCAACGAACTGACGGAATGTCCGTGGTGCGAAATCGAAATGCGCGCTCGTATTCGGTTGTTCAACTTTTCGCTCAACGGCCATAACGGGCAGCGCACACCTTTCAAGCTGGACGAAATCTGGGCGAAGATCGGAACCTTAACGCTGCCACTAGCGTCGATTCCCCTGGCGGAATTGCAAGCCAAAATGACATTGACCAGTAAACCTTCCGCTGAGGTTTTGGCCTATTCGCGTGGCAGGTATATCAAACTCATTCAGGGCGTAGTGTTTTCGTCGGTGGCGGGATTCATGATTGGTTGTTTCGTTCCGTGGAGTTTGGTCCCGGTTCTGCTTCTGATCACTGGCGTGATTGCTAAATTCATTGCTGATGCCAAGATCAGCCAAAAAGGTCCCCAGGTCACCAAATTTTTCAACCAGGCATTGGCGATCCCGAACAATTCATTCGCGGCACAGATCCGATCCAGCGTTGAAAGCGCGTATCAAACCATTCAGCAACTTGAAGCCAAGGTGCAGAATCTGCCGAGCGCCAGCAGCTTCGGATCGAAGATGAAGGAGTTAGTCAACCGAAAAGATGTGTATGAGCGATTGCCGAAGATTCGCGAATACAGGTTGAAGCAGTTGGAAACGGAAGTAAACGAACGCCAACTCAATGAATTTCTGGATCGGTTTGAAATCAATGAAGCGCAGATCAAAGACATTGATCCGCTGACGATGACTTTACTGCGTTCGCGCGGTGTGCAAACGGCGGCAGACATAACACCGGAAAACTTGAAACAGGTTCCCGATCTGACCGAACCGCAAGCCCAACAATTGCTGTTTTGGCGCGCCGGAGCCAAGCGGAAATTCAAATTTGATCCGGCACGCGGCGTTCAGGTTCAAGACAGGCTCAATGTCGAACGCGAAATGGATAATTTGCGGATGCAGTTGGAGCACGATCTGAGCACCGGGGCTGTCTTCCTGCAACGGTTGCAGCACGAAATGGAAAGCCAGCAACTGCAAATTGCGCAGACTTTGCCTGATGCTTACCGAATGCGCGCGCAGTCCGAAAAAGATTGGGAAGTAGCACAGAAACAAAATCCGTTGTGGCCATTGGTGATGCTGCTGTTCATCTTTTTCTTTTATGGCTGTTTTTTTTCTACGTTCTATTATTTCCCAGGAAATGGCACTCCGTTGCAAACTCAACCCGAACAGAGCCGCGTTTCACCCGATCCAGCTCCTCTGAAAGAACCGGAGCTTTCGACTGACGAAACCGAAGCGCGAATGAATTTTGAAAAAGGCGAAAAGCTGATGCAGCAGGCAAAATGGGCGGCTGCAGGGAAATTGTTTCAGCGGGCGACGGAACTCGATCCGCAATTTCAACCCGCGTATGTTCAACTCGGTCACGCGCTGTATCGGCAAGGGAAGTATGACGATTCCATCGAAGCTTCGACGAAAGCGACGAGGATCTACGATGAGTTTGTGCCTAATTTTTATCTCGGCATGGCATATCGAGCTAAACACCAATGGAAGCCTGCCGGGGATTCCTTTATCCAGGGCATTACTTTAGCGGCAAGGCAGAGCAACTTGGAGGAGGATCCTAGATTTGCTGATGCTTATTACTATCTGGGAGAAACCTTTACACACACCGGCCAACTCAAAGGAACAATCCAGGAACTGGAACCGATCGTTGAAAGAGGCTCTTTTATGGCGGCGCAGCGATTTCAACTTGCAACCCTGTATCTTTGGGCAGGGAAGCCTACTTTGGCGGAAAAGCATCGCAAGGCGTTGAAACTTGGAGACCAAAATTTGGCCAAACAGCTTCAACGGTTGATGATCCAGCATAGAAAGCACACAAGTTGAGCTAATTCTGGTTGACCGACTGTCTGACTTTTTCGGCTATTTCTCTGATTTGGCTGCGTCTGGACCATAAAGAGTTCCTTTGTGTATAACTTTAGCCAACTCAGCCGTGCCTCAAAGCGTCAGACGCATGTCATAGCAATTCACAAAAAACCGAAAAACAATTGATATTTGAGTCGGGCGAACGGCTGTTTTCCAGTTTTCGATTCCCCAACTTCCGCCAATGCTCACAAGATAGAGCGGGTCAAACAGCAGCGCCCAGACACGTTAAGGAGGTCGTTATGGAGAAAGTTCTTACGGCTTTGAAGAGTGTTGCGTTGGTTGCCGGACTTTCCATCATGAGCATTGCTCAAGTCCCGGATTTAGATCCCCGGCTGTTGATGTTATCCAAAAATTTCAATGGCTCCGTTACCCGCACCTCGGTGGAAATTGGATTGACCGGCAACGCTGATTGCGATCAAACCAAATCCTTCATTCCCGACAACAGCAAATTGGTGACGCAATCGTTTTCGCTGAAAGCCGACAGCAACGGCATCGGGACCTTCAGCGGTTCTGCTTATATCATCACACCCGCTGGCAGAATCGTGCTCCAGGGCACGCTGAAAGGAACCGTTGGGATCAACACCCGTTGCGGTTCCAGTCGAAACTGTACTTTGCCCTGGCATCTGGAAGGATTGTTCGAATCCACGCCGAGTTCAATGGATCGAGCGATTTTTCGTATGGCGGCGAATGCCATCGCGCCGATGATGCTGAACTTTTCCGGCGACCTGAACCCATTGTCGGCCAGCGCGTTGCCGATTTACCAAGGACGTTTGGATGGATTGGTTCCGGCTTTGCCCGCAGAAGTTGATCGGATCACGCTGGTCCAGGACAAAACAACGTATCTGGTCACCGACGTGATCAACGCGACTGTGGTCAACGAATCTTCCGAAACCATTCAAACTTGGGATAAGCGTTCGTTTTGCAGCATCTTTCAGTTGCAGATACTGGACGGCAATCAATGGAACGACACGGCCTTTTGTCCGTTCAAAGCGCCATCCTTGCCGGTTTACATTGCGCCGAATTCAAAATTCGGAGTACAACTGAACCCGGTTCAAACCATCGAACCATTGAAAGCAGGGACGTATCGTTTGGCGCTGACGTTCCGTTTTGTCAGTGGAAATATCCCGCTTAGCGATTCGTATGTCGTGCAAACGCAGGAATTTCGGATGGTTCCACTGACGCCAACAAATCAAGTAATTGTCGCTACGGATAAAGTCGCGTATCAGGAACAGGAACCGGTTGCACTGCGCATCAACAACGACACAGACGAAGCCATCCTGACCTATGATCACCAATCATACTGTTCCATTGTAACCGTACAACGCCAAAATGGCGGCGATTGGGAAGAAGTCGCCCCCTGTCTGTTGGGGACGATGACGAGAGTGGTCAAAATCCCTTCGCGCGATCAAGTTGATTTCAAGCTGCCGACTGAAAGCGCTGCCAGCAAATTGCCGCAGGGCATTTACCGACTTGAATTCACTTACTGGAAACCGGATGCCGAGGGCAAACCAACAGGCAATCCAACCACACTTCACAGCGCGCTGTTTTCCGTCACCGGAAAATGATCCGCACCATCCACAACGTGGGGCATTTCAAGTGCCCCACGATCTGGCTCTTGCCTGACCTCATCGCCTGACGCATACTCCGAGCCGTCATTCATCGTAACCGAAGTTCAACAATTATCCCGCTCAACTGAGGGTCGCAGCTTATGTCATACGCCTGGGTCGTCTGGCTGGTTTTGGCCGCCATCTTTATCGCTGTCGAAGTGATGACGCCTGGTTTCTTTTTGCTCTGGTTTGGAATTGGAGCCTTGGCGGCGGCATTGCTCTCGCTGTTTGGCGTCAGCAGTTTGGCCGCGCAAATCATCGTGTTTCTGGTCGTGTCGGTGGCGCTGTTGGTCGCTTCGCGGACGATTTTCGAAAAGTTTTTGCCGATTTCCTCAGACGCTCGCGGCTTAAAAACCAACGTTGAAACCATGATTGGGCAGGTAGGCACTGTGGTTGAATCCAGCCGGGGGGCGCTCAACGAAGCGGCTGTCAAGGTATACGGCTCGACCTGGACTGCTTTCCCGATTTCCGGCGAAAAACCGCTGACCGAAGGCGAAACCGTTGCCGTTGAACGCATCGAAGGCAACACCATTTACGTCCGCCGCTCAAACCGACCTGCTCTGCTTTTCAGCGAAACATCTGAAGATTCGTAACCCCCAAATTTTTTCCGGAGGCAAATTATGGACCTGCTTATCCCTTTGCTCATCATTGCGCTTTTAGTCCTATTCATTGCAGCCAGAACTATACGCATTGTTCCTCAGGCAACCGTGTTGATTGTCGAGCGACTTGGAAAGTTCGACCGCGCTGCGAGTAGCGGCCTGAACATCCTGGTGCCATTTATGGATCGGGCGCGCGCTGTCACCTGGTCGGGGATTCGACCGGGCATGAGCCAGATTGACCTTCGCGAACAATTTACGGATTTGCTGCCGCAACCGGTCATTACCCGTGACAACGTGACGATCATGGTGGATTCGGTGATTTACTGGCAGATAACCGACCCAATCAAAGCCGTGTACGAAGTCAACGACCTGATCGGCGGCATCATTCAATTGACGATTACGGCAATGCGCAATGTGATTGGCGAACTCGATCTGGATCACGCGCTTACCAGTCGCGACACCATTAACCACCGGTTGCGCGGCACGCTCGATGAAGCGACGCACAAATGGGGCGTCAAAGTCACGCGCGTCGAGTTGAAAAACATCAACCCGCCCGAAGACGTTCGCATAACGATGGAAAAACAGATGACTGCGGAGCGGAATCGCCGCGCTTTGGTTTTACAGGCGGAAGGCGAAAAGCAGGCCGCCATCGCTCGCGCTGAAGGTGAAAAGCAGGCCGCGATCACGCGCGCCGAAGGCGAAAAGCAGTCGGCGATTTTGCAAGCCGAAGGGCAGGCGCAAGCTCGATTGACTGCCGCCGCCGCCGAAGCCGAATCCATTCGCCACATTGCCGTCGGCATCACGGGTGGACAAGGCAATCCGGCGCAATACCTGATTATGATGAAATACATCGAATCGCTGCGTGAAATGGCGCGTTCGGGCAATTCCAAGGTGGTTTTCATGCCGGTTGAAACCAGCAGCGTTCTTTCCAGTATTGGCGCGTTCAAGGAAGTGTTCGGCGGACAAGGCCAACCTGAACCCGTTGTGCCGCCGCAACGGCAACCCGTCATCCGCGGATAAATGAATGATTCCGGCTGCGAGTTGGCAAGTAAACTCGCAGCCGGAAAGATTACGAGGGTATTTGCAGCGCCAAAGGGAACTGCGGATTCATCAAAGAGCTTCCACCATCCACTGAGATGGTTTGTCCCGTCACAAAGCCAGCCTCTTCGCTGCATAGCAACGCGCACGCATTGGCAATGTCCTGCGGAGTTCCAATTCTTCGCATCGGTGTCCAGCCCGCTTCGGCCCAATTTTTTAAGGTGTCTTGCATCTCCTGAGGAATCTGACCAACGGCAGTGGTTTCATCGCAACAGCCTGGACTGATTGAGTTCACTGTGACGCCCTGGCGCCCCAAAGCTACAGCGAAGTACCGACAGGTGCTGTCGAGCGCGGCTTTGGCCGATCCCATGCCAACCCACGGTTGCCAACCGCCCGTCTGGGCTCCAATGGTGTAAGACAGCGCCAGAATCCGTCCGCCGTCGGTCATGTATTTCGCAGCCGTCTTCGCACCGATGAAAAAGCCGCGAGCTTGTGTATCGAAGGCCAATTGCCATTTCGCAAGAGGCATATCGGTGGCAATCGCGTGTTCATAGATCTGCTCCATGCGCGGAATCACACTGTGCACGAATATGTCGCAACCGCCCAACTGTTCCGCAGCCTCGTGGACAATCTCTTCGGCTCGAATCGGGTTAGACGTGTCCCCTTGCACAAGAATGCTGTTGGCTCCGGTCTTTCTGACCAGCGAAGCCGTTCGTTCAGCTTCGTCCTTGTTATTGAGATAATGAATCGCGATTTTCCTGACGCCTTCTTCCGCCAGCTTCACTGCAACCTGACGACCGATCCCCCGCGAGCTTCCGGTGATCAACGCTGTCTGAAACGAGATTTTCATGGTTATGAACCTCCTTGAGTGGTGAAGTGCGTTCAAAATGTTCTTGTGTCGCTGCAGACGGCCTACAGCTTGCGAGCCACAATCAAATCGCGCGGCGCGCCATACCGTCGGACATCTACCAACGAGAATCCGGCTTCCTCCAACAGTGTCCGGTACTCTGCTTCGCTCCGTTCCCGCGCGCCGGGTTCGCAGCAAACCGTCATATGCAATGACATCATCACGCCGAATTCCGTGCCAGACAGATCGTCGTTGAGCACGCTTTCGACAATCAGCAGCGCGCCGCCTGACGGCAAGGCGTCAAAACAGTTGCGTAAAATCGTGCGGCAATGTTCGTCGTTCCAATCGTGCAGAATCCAACCGAGCGTGATCACGTCCGCGCCCGCCGGATACGGCCCTGCAAACAGGTCTGCGTGTTGCGCGCGGAAACGCCCGCTGAGGCCGTTGGCTTCAATATCT from the Acidobacteriota bacterium genome contains:
- a CDS encoding NfeD family protein — translated: MSYAWVVWLVLAAIFIAVEVMTPGFFLLWFGIGALAAALLSLFGVSSLAAQIIVFLVVSVALLVASRTIFEKFLPISSDARGLKTNVETMIGQVGTVVESSRGALNEAAVKVYGSTWTAFPISGEKPLTEGETVAVERIEGNTIYVRRSNRPALLFSETSEDS
- a CDS encoding tetratricopeptide repeat protein — protein: MSRIFYNSQSQPIQLSHKLGTGGEGAVYEVFGQSEFVAKIYHEAPEAEKAEKLIALSKLSNERLQKIAAWPLDVLRVEADGPLAGFVMKRIEQASEVHALHSPKSRLQKFPEASWAFLIYVAGNIARAVATMHEHGFIVGDLNPKNILVTHQATVTLLDCDSFQVTVDGKTFCCEGGFPEYLPPELQGKSLREIERKPEHDCFGLAVVIFQLLFMGRHPFSGRFLGEGEQTLEEAIRKSRFAFGSDAEARQMQQPPGTLPLEAIPATLNNLFRRAFLSHDRPQPHEWIESLETLTKSLKACDLHTGHFFFNELTECPWCEIEMRARIRLFNFSLNGHNGQRTPFKLDEIWAKIGTLTLPLASIPLAELQAKMTLTSKPSAEVLAYSRGRYIKLIQGVVFSSVAGFMIGCFVPWSLVPVLLLITGVIAKFIADAKISQKGPQVTKFFNQALAIPNNSFAAQIRSSVESAYQTIQQLEAKVQNLPSASSFGSKMKELVNRKDVYERLPKIREYRLKQLETEVNERQLNEFLDRFEINEAQIKDIDPLTMTLLRSRGVQTAADITPENLKQVPDLTEPQAQQLLFWRAGAKRKFKFDPARGVQVQDRLNVEREMDNLRMQLEHDLSTGAVFLQRLQHEMESQQLQIAQTLPDAYRMRAQSEKDWEVAQKQNPLWPLVMLLFIFFFYGCFFSTFYYFPGNGTPLQTQPEQSRVSPDPAPLKEPELSTDETEARMNFEKGEKLMQQAKWAAAGKLFQRATELDPQFQPAYVQLGHALYRQGKYDDSIEASTKATRIYDEFVPNFYLGMAYRAKHQWKPAGDSFIQGITLAARQSNLEEDPRFADAYYYLGETFTHTGQLKGTIQELEPIVERGSFMAAQRFQLATLYLWAGKPTLAEKHRKALKLGDQNLAKQLQRLMIQHRKHTS
- a CDS encoding SDR family oxidoreductase; the encoded protein is MKISFQTALITGSSRGIGRQVAVKLAEEGVRKIAIHYLNNKDEAERTASLVRKTGANSILVQGDTSNPIRAEEIVHEAAEQLGGCDIFVHSVIPRMEQIYEHAIATDMPLAKWQLAFDTQARGFFIGAKTAAKYMTDGGRILALSYTIGAQTGGWQPWVGMGSAKAALDSTCRYFAVALGRQGVTVNSISPGCCDETTAVGQIPQEMQDTLKNWAEAGWTPMRRIGTPQDIANACALLCSEEAGFVTGQTISVDGGSSLMNPQFPLALQIPS
- a CDS encoding SPFH/Band 7/PHB domain protein, which codes for MDLLIPLLIIALLVLFIAARTIRIVPQATVLIVERLGKFDRAASSGLNILVPFMDRARAVTWSGIRPGMSQIDLREQFTDLLPQPVITRDNVTIMVDSVIYWQITDPIKAVYEVNDLIGGIIQLTITAMRNVIGELDLDHALTSRDTINHRLRGTLDEATHKWGVKVTRVELKNINPPEDVRITMEKQMTAERNRRALVLQAEGEKQAAIARAEGEKQAAITRAEGEKQSAILQAEGQAQARLTAAAAEAESIRHIAVGITGGQGNPAQYLIMMKYIESLREMARSGNSKVVFMPVETSSVLSSIGAFKEVFGGQGQPEPVVPPQRQPVIRG